The following proteins are encoded in a genomic region of Syngnathus acus chromosome 22, fSynAcu1.2, whole genome shotgun sequence:
- the gpx2 gene encoding glutathione peroxidase 2 — translation MAFIAKTFYDLKATTLEGDMVDFNVYRGRVVLIENVASLUGTTGQDFNQLKELQGKYPHRLVVLAFPCNQFGYQENCSNGEILNSLQHVRPGGGFQPNFTIFEKCDVNGENPHPVFAYLKEKLPYPNDDPNSLMHDPKFLVWSPISRTDISWNFEKFLIAPEGEPFKRYSRKFPTIAIEPDIQRLLKLTKT, via the exons ATGGCGTTCATCGCCAAGACCTTCTATGACCTGAAGGCCACAACGTTGGAGGGTGACATGGTGGACTTCAATGTGTATCGTGGGCGGGTGGTGCTGATAGAGAACGTGGCGTCGCTCTGAGGCACCACCGGCCAGGACTTCAACCAGCTCAAGGAGCTCCAAGGAAAGTACCCCCATCGACTGGTGGTCCTGGCCTTCCCCTGTAACCAGTTTGGGTATCAG GAAAACTGTAGCAATGGTGAGATCCTAAATTCCCTCCAACATGTCCGCCCAGGCGGAGGATTTCAGCCCAACTTCACCATCTTTGAGAAATGCGACGTCAATGGAGAAAATCCACATCCTGTCTTTGCTTATCTCAAAGAAAAACTCCCCTATCCCAACGATGACCCAAACTCCCTCATGCACGACCCCAAATTTCTGGTTTGGAGTcccatcagcaggaccgaCATATCTTGGAACTTTGAGAAATTCCTCATAGCACCCGAGGGAGAGCCGTTTAAAAGATACAGCAGGAAGTTCCCCACTATTGCCATTGAGCCTGACATTCAACGATTGTTAAAATTAACCAAAACTTAA
- the LOC119116532 gene encoding ras-related protein Rab-15-like yields MAKQYDILFRILLLGDSGVGKTCMLRRFTDKEFDTGHISTIGVDFKMKTLEIDGIKVRVQIWDTAGQERYQTITKQYYRRAQGIIFVYDITSESSFQHIVKWATDVDEYAPEKVQRILVGNKSDEEPRRRVTREEGSKLAERYGMDFFETSASTSHNIEKSFNRVTELVLQAHKRDVDNLLGSLDDYLNKAGLDENGQDNSIRRVCACARMF; encoded by the exons ATGGCTAAGCAGTACGATATTTTGTTCCGGATTCTCCTACTCGGGGATTCAGGTGTCGGCAAGACGTGTATGCTGCGTCGCTTCACGGACAAAGAGTTCGATACAGGACATATCTCCACCATCG GTGTggactttaaaatgaaaactcTAGAAATAGATGGAATCAAGGTGCGGGTACAAatatg ggaCACCGCCGGTCAGGAACGCTATCAGACTATTACCAAACAGTACTACAGGCGTGCACAG GGTATCATCTTTGTTTATGACATCACCAGCGAGTCCTCCTTTCAGCACATCGTCAAGTGGGCCACCGACGTTGACGAG TACGCACCGGAAAAAGTGCAGAGGATTTTGGTAGGAAACAAATCAGACGAAGAGCCCAGGAGGCGAGTGacgagggaggaaggaagcaag CTGGCGGAAAGGTACGGAATGGATTTCTTTGAAACCAGCGCGTCCACGAGTCACAACATCGAAAAG TCATTCAATCGAGTGACAGAACTGGTGCTGCAGGCTCACAAGAGAGACGTGGACAACCTGCTGGGATCTCTGGATGATTATTTAAACAAGGCCGGGTTGGACGAAAACGGTCAAGATAATAGCATTCGGAGAGTTTGTGCCTGTGCCAGAATGTTttaa
- the LOC119115815 gene encoding protein max-like isoform X1 has translation MCRRITCKVTVHRHVSAVSRASRKIFIFILPPLAAAFVLTAACFLFAYPLYRRMSENDDIEVDSDADKRAHHNALERKRRDHIKDSFHGLRDSVPALQGEKSSVKQASRAQILDKATEYIQYMRRKNHTHQQDIDDLKKQNALLEQQVRALEKAKGNNQLQSNYSSDSSLYTNRKGSAVSAFDGGSDSSSESEPEEPPTRKRLRVEPS, from the exons ATGTGTAGGCGAATCACGTGTAAAGTAACCGTTCATCGTCATGTCTCTGCTGTAAGCAGAGCTTCACgcaagatttttatttttattttgcctccGCTCgctgctgcttttgttttgacagctgcttgttttcttttcgcATACCCCCTTTACCGAAGAATGAGCGAAAACGATGACATCGAAGTCGACAGCGAT GCAGACAAGCGAGCACATCACAACGCGCTGGAGCGTAAACGCAGGGACCACATCAAAGACAGCTTTCACGGTTTACGAGACTCGGTGCCTGCATTGCAAGGAGAGAAG AGCTCTGTTAAACAGGCTTCGCGAGCCCAGATTCTCGACAAAGCCACTGAGTACATTCAATACATGAGACGAAAAAATCACACCCACCAGCAAGACATTGACGACTTAAAGAAGCAGAATGCGCTGCTGGAACAGCAGG TGCGTGCTCTGGAGAAAGCCAAGGGCAACAATCAGCTGCAGAGCAACTATTCCTCCGACAGCAGCCTGTACACCAACCGCAAAGGGAGCGCCGTGTCGGCCTTTGACGGCGGCTCCGACTCCAGCTCGGAATCGGAGCCCGAGGAGCCCCCGACCAGGAAGAGGCTGCGCGTGGAGCCCAGCTAG
- the LOC119115815 gene encoding protein max-like isoform X2, giving the protein MCRRITCKVTVHRHVSAVSRASRKIFIFILPPLAAAFVLTAACFLFAYPLYRRMSENDDIEVDSDADKRAHHNALERKRRDHIKDSFHGLRDSVPALQGEKASRAQILDKATEYIQYMRRKNHTHQQDIDDLKKQNALLEQQVRALEKAKGNNQLQSNYSSDSSLYTNRKGSAVSAFDGGSDSSSESEPEEPPTRKRLRVEPS; this is encoded by the exons ATGTGTAGGCGAATCACGTGTAAAGTAACCGTTCATCGTCATGTCTCTGCTGTAAGCAGAGCTTCACgcaagatttttatttttattttgcctccGCTCgctgctgcttttgttttgacagctgcttgttttcttttcgcATACCCCCTTTACCGAAGAATGAGCGAAAACGATGACATCGAAGTCGACAGCGAT GCAGACAAGCGAGCACATCACAACGCGCTGGAGCGTAAACGCAGGGACCACATCAAAGACAGCTTTCACGGTTTACGAGACTCGGTGCCTGCATTGCAAGGAGAGAAG GCTTCGCGAGCCCAGATTCTCGACAAAGCCACTGAGTACATTCAATACATGAGACGAAAAAATCACACCCACCAGCAAGACATTGACGACTTAAAGAAGCAGAATGCGCTGCTGGAACAGCAGG TGCGTGCTCTGGAGAAAGCCAAGGGCAACAATCAGCTGCAGAGCAACTATTCCTCCGACAGCAGCCTGTACACCAACCGCAAAGGGAGCGCCGTGTCGGCCTTTGACGGCGGCTCCGACTCCAGCTCGGAATCGGAGCCCGAGGAGCCCCCGACCAGGAAGAGGCTGCGCGTGGAGCCCAGCTAG
- the LOC119115813 gene encoding sodium/bile acid cotransporter-like yields the protein MNVTDINHEGNMSVNGNMSILNISPPLNNALNTFSIIILFITMISLGCTMEISKIKSHLLKPKGVAIAMVTQFGIMPLTAFTLAKLLKMNSVKAVTVLICGCCPGGNLSNIFTLALKGDMNLSIVMTTCSCIAALGLMPLLLLIYCQGFNGLENAVPYLGILSALTFTLLPCGMGIMLNHYKPKYTPVVLKSGLGILIISSIIVFTLSGVAVKDMLWMILTADIISVAALMPLIGFILGYVISVICRLSSKCCRTVSVETGCQNIQLCLAILKVGFPPEVIGPMFLFPLLYYIFQCGEALLLTVCFRCYQMVKSPSEERRINTNVNVKQEEVKPPE from the exons ATGAATGTGACGGACATCAATCATGAAGGCAACATGTCTGTCAATGGGAACATGAGCATCTTGAACATATCTCCACCTCTCAACAATGCCCTCAACACCTTCTccatcatcatcctcttcaTCACCATGATATCCCTCGGGTGCACCATGGAGATTTCCAAAATCAAGAGTCATCTCCTCAAGCCTAAGGGAGTGGCCATCGCCATGGTGACCCAATTCGGCATCATGCCCTTGACTGCGTTCACACTGGCCAAATTGCTGAAGATGAATTCTGTGAAAGCGGTGACCGTGCTCATATGTGGCTGCTGCCCTGGAGGAAACCTATCCAACATCTTCACTTTAGCCCTAAAGGGTGATATGAATCTCAG TATTGTGATGACCACATGCTCCTGCATTGCAGCTCTGGGTCTGATGCCCTTGCTGCTTTTGATTTACTGCCAAGGCTTCAACGGCTTGGAGAACGCAGTGCCCTACTTGGGCATCCTGAGCGCTCTCACTTTCACCTTACTGCCTTGCGGTATGGGCATCATGCTCAATCACTACAAACCCAAATATACACCAGTTGTCCTGAaa tCTGGCCTGGGCATTTTGATTATCTCCAGCATCATTGTGTTCACTTTATCTGGTGTGGCGGTCAAAGACATGTTGTGGATGATCCTGACTGCCGACATTATTTCCGTGGCGGCTCTGATGCCCCTCATAGGCTTCATTTTGGGATATGTCATATCCGTCATATGCAGACTAAGCTCAAA ATGCTGCAGGACCGTCTCCGTGGAAACAGGCTGTCAGAACATCCAGCTGTGTTTGGCTATTTTGAAGGTGGGCTTTCCTCCGGAGGTCATCGGGCCCATGTTCCTCTTCCCTTTGCTTTACTACATATTCCAGTGTGGAGAGGCTCTTCTCCTGACTGTGTGCTTCAGATGTTACCAGATGGTCAAGTCACCAAGTGAGG aAAGAAGAATAAATACGAACGTCAACGTGAAACAAGAGGAGGTAAAACCGCCTGAGTGA
- the LOC119115811 gene encoding sushi domain-containing protein 4-like, with protein MCNAKTEATSYSRRTQACFVLLALVMRTSGQDSGCVRPVMVEHGSANVPKTNMGYFPVGTVLEYHCDSGYLIDGPSVLTCTALGHWSSEPPQCIHSDVCQPLHLPKNGGYTCHPSPCHKLSHGIVIEFYCDEGYILKGDYKYLTCQYGKWDSPVQISCVKEQGCVKPYMVENSWVNRTGTNRGLFPVGTVLQYSCDPGYLPDGPDILTCNSAGRWSSNPPNCTRSGGCLRPFMEQHLSSNLTDTNMATFPVGAVLRYRCDPGYRPDGPTIVSCSALGHWSSEPPRCIRTNVCRPPYQPENGGYTCHPTPCRRLSHGIVIEYYCDEGYIMRGDYKYLTCQYGTWDSLVQIRCVMKQDHDTSLPLGMPTWSIVSTTAGSVALILLLMVLFVLLQPKLKSFHRREAGVSGHPVSIMVEGIQVTLPSYEEAVSNHAASSSTPNDESRVQIVLSEGQLQDTAPEAGPSSLDQSQMAMVHPTSSSSSSSWTLEHAGAAAPPPDDQCGLPLLDSEVDCSDDMPLLKEA; from the exons ATGTGCAATGCAAAGACAGAGGCAACGTCATATAGCCGTCGGACCcaagcttgttttgttttgctggcaCTGGTGATGAGAACCTCAGGGCAAGATTCAG GTTGTGTCAGACCTGTCATGGTGGAGCATGGCTCGGCTAATGTGCCAAAAACCAACATGGGTTATTTTCCCGTGGGGACAGTCCTGGAGTACCATTGTGACTCTGGTTACCTGATAGATGGTCCAAGCGTCCTCACTTGCACCGCACTGGGTCACTGGTCATCGGAACCACCACAGTGCATCCACAGTGATG TATGCCAGCCTCTACACTTGCCAAAAAATGGGGGGTACACCTGCCACCCCTCTCCATGTCATAAACTTTCTCACGGTATTGTGATTGAATTCTACTGCGATGAAGGCTACATCCTGAAGGGAGACTATAAATATCTTACCTGTCAATATGGGAAGTGGGACAGCCCGGTTCAGATTAGCTGCGTCAAAGAGCAAG GATGCGTGAAGCCATACATGGTTGAAAACAGCTGGGTCAACCGCACGGGAACCAACAGGGGCTTGTTCCCTGTGGGTACTGTTCTGCAATACAGCTGTGACCCCGGTTACCTGCCAGACGGCCCCGACATTCTCACCTGCAACTCCGCGGGACGCTGGTCCTCCAATCCTCCAAACTGCACTCGGAGTGGCG GATGTTTGAGACCCTTCATGGAGCAGCACCTTTCTTCTAATCTGACCGACACCAACATGGCCACCTTCCCCGTGGGCGCTGTGCTGAGGTACCGCTGTGACCCGGGTTACCGGCCGGATGGACCCACTATCGTCAGCTGCTCTGCTTTGGGACATTGGTCCTCGGAACCTCCTCGCTGTATACGTACCAACG tatgCCGGCCTCCATATCAGCCGGAGAACGGAGGCTACACCTGCCACCCCACCCCGTGCAGAAGACTCTCCCACGGCATTGTGATCGAGTATTACTGCGACGAAGGCTATATTATGAGGGGAGATTATAAATACCTCACCTGTCAATACGGCACGTGGGACAGCCTCGTGCAGATCCGCTGCGTGATGAAGCAAG ACCACGACACATCCTTACCGTTGGGAATGCCGACTTGGTCAATTGTGTCAACCACAGCTGGTTCAGTGGCCCTCATCCTGCTCCTGATGGTGCTCTTTGTGCTTCTGCAGCCAAAATTGAAGTCCTTTCATCG ACGGGAGGCGGGTGTGTCAGGCCATCCCGTGTCCATCATGGTGGAGGGAATCCAGGTGACTCTGCCCTCGTACGAGGAGGCAGTCAGCAATCACGCTGCTTCGTCCTCGACCCCCAACGACGAGTCTCGCGTGCAAATCGTGTTGTCCGAGGGGCAGCTGCAGGACACGGCACCCGAGGCCGGCCCCTCTTCCCTCGATCAGTCGCAAATGGCCATGGTGCACCCTACAtcgtcctcctcatcctccagcTGGACTCTGGAGCACGCTGGCGCCGCGGCGCCGCCGCCCGACGACCAGTGCGGCCTCCCTCTACTCGATTCGGAGGTGGATTGTTCGGATG ATATGCCTTTGCTGAAGGAGGCCTGA